In Microcaecilia unicolor chromosome 1, aMicUni1.1, whole genome shotgun sequence, the following are encoded in one genomic region:
- the KLF10 gene encoding Krueppel-like factor 10 isoform X1 encodes MLNFGTSPYHRGMEGMEMTDRRDHECSWNRTTEKSDFEAVEALMFMSCSWKSDFKKHADLRPVTPASDLSDEMEDHLLPSTAEFNTMPAFCLTPPYSPSDFEPSQILQPVLPSPPVIQSKASSTVPKINVAQAYQESYSVPAQRPPKAQATSVIRHTADALLYDYNSCPAKTSLPKRWDNDMIKPTQHSNETSRKHLCAAVLPTPTLESKNMAEAALEKNALPSVCSVSLSQTLVTGPLPVPVSGSPAPFLVPSSPVTGGLPPVPVLCQMVPLSANSPVVATVVPNAPSSQQPALCQPVMLMGTQVPKGAVMFVMPQPLSQKPQMTSPNGTRLSPIAPAPGFIPTAAKGLPQTDSSRIRSHICSHSGCGKTYFKSSHLKAHMRTHTGEKPFNCSWEGCDRKFARSDELSRHRRTHTGEKKFACPMCDRRFMRSDHLTKHARRHLSAKKLPNWQMEVSKLNGLASPCNSMPVQ; translated from the exons ATGCTGAATTTCGGGACTTCGCCTTATCATCGAGGT ATGGAAGGCATGGAGATGACAGACAGGCGAGATCATGAATGCTCATGGAACAGAACCACAGAAAAAAGTGATTTTGAGGCAGTGGAGGCACTCATGTTTATGAGCTGCAGTTGGAAGTCGGATTTCAAAAAGCATGCAGATCTTCGCCCAGTTACACCTGCATCTGATTTGTCTGATGAAATGGAAGATCATCTGCTCCCTTCTACAGCCGAATTTAATACAATGCCAGCATTT TGCTTGACGCCACCCTACAGCCCTTCTGACTTTGAACCATCTCAAATACTTCAGCCAGTTCTGCCATCACCGCCTGTCATACAAAGCAAAGCTTCCTCTACTGTCCCAAAGATAAACGTTGCACAAGCCTATCAAGAGTCATACAGCGTCCCTGCACAAAGACCACCGAAAGCTCAGGCAACAAGTGTTATCCGCCATACCGCAGATGCACTGCTGTATGATTATAACTCTTGTCCAGCAAAAACTAGTCTGCCAAAGCGTTGGGATAATGATATGATAAAACCTACCCAACATAGTAATGAAACCTCAAGAAAACATTTGTGTGCGGCGGTGCTACCTACTCCAACCTTGGAAAGCAAGAACATGGCAGAAGCAGCATTAGAAAAAAACGCTTTGCCAAGTGTTTGCTCTGTTTCTTTGTCACAGACTTTAGTCACAGGTCCTCTCCCTGTTCCTGTGTCGGGATCACCAGCTCCATTCTTAGTACCTTCGTCTCCTGTAACAGGTGGCTTACCACCTGTGCCTGTCCTTTGTCAGATGGTTCCGCTTTCTGCAAACAGCCCTGTTGTGGCAACAGTAGTCCCCAACGCTCCATCTAGCCAACAGCCAGCCCTTTGCCAGCCTGTCATGCTTATGGGAACTCAAGTCCCTAAAGGTGCAGTGATGTTTGTTATGCCTCAACCACTGTCTCAAAAACCTCAAATGACAAGCCCTAATGGCACAAGACTGTCTCCTATTGCTCCTGCTCCAGGTTTCATCCCTACTGCAGCAAAAGGTTTGCCACAGACTGATTCCTCAAGAATCAGAAGTCACATTTGCAGTCATTCAGGGTGTGGGAAGACGTATTTCAAGAGCTCCCATTTGAAAGCTCACATGAGAACTCATACAG GTGAGAAACCCTTTAATTGTAGTTGGGAAGGCTGTGACAGGAAGTTTGCCCGTTCAGATGAACTGTCTCGTCATCGCAGAACACACACCGGTGAGAAGAAGTTTGCCTGTCCAATGTGTGATAGACGCTTCATGCGGAGTGACCACTTGACCAAACATGCCCGTCGCCACTTGTCAGCCAAGAAGCTCCCAAATTGGCAAATGGAAGTGAGCAAGTTAAATGGCCTGGCGTCACCGTGTAACTCCATGCCTGTCCAGTGA
- the KLF10 gene encoding Krueppel-like factor 10 isoform X2, with the protein MEGMEMTDRRDHECSWNRTTEKSDFEAVEALMFMSCSWKSDFKKHADLRPVTPASDLSDEMEDHLLPSTAEFNTMPAFCLTPPYSPSDFEPSQILQPVLPSPPVIQSKASSTVPKINVAQAYQESYSVPAQRPPKAQATSVIRHTADALLYDYNSCPAKTSLPKRWDNDMIKPTQHSNETSRKHLCAAVLPTPTLESKNMAEAALEKNALPSVCSVSLSQTLVTGPLPVPVSGSPAPFLVPSSPVTGGLPPVPVLCQMVPLSANSPVVATVVPNAPSSQQPALCQPVMLMGTQVPKGAVMFVMPQPLSQKPQMTSPNGTRLSPIAPAPGFIPTAAKGLPQTDSSRIRSHICSHSGCGKTYFKSSHLKAHMRTHTGEKPFNCSWEGCDRKFARSDELSRHRRTHTGEKKFACPMCDRRFMRSDHLTKHARRHLSAKKLPNWQMEVSKLNGLASPCNSMPVQ; encoded by the exons ATGGAAGGCATGGAGATGACAGACAGGCGAGATCATGAATGCTCATGGAACAGAACCACAGAAAAAAGTGATTTTGAGGCAGTGGAGGCACTCATGTTTATGAGCTGCAGTTGGAAGTCGGATTTCAAAAAGCATGCAGATCTTCGCCCAGTTACACCTGCATCTGATTTGTCTGATGAAATGGAAGATCATCTGCTCCCTTCTACAGCCGAATTTAATACAATGCCAGCATTT TGCTTGACGCCACCCTACAGCCCTTCTGACTTTGAACCATCTCAAATACTTCAGCCAGTTCTGCCATCACCGCCTGTCATACAAAGCAAAGCTTCCTCTACTGTCCCAAAGATAAACGTTGCACAAGCCTATCAAGAGTCATACAGCGTCCCTGCACAAAGACCACCGAAAGCTCAGGCAACAAGTGTTATCCGCCATACCGCAGATGCACTGCTGTATGATTATAACTCTTGTCCAGCAAAAACTAGTCTGCCAAAGCGTTGGGATAATGATATGATAAAACCTACCCAACATAGTAATGAAACCTCAAGAAAACATTTGTGTGCGGCGGTGCTACCTACTCCAACCTTGGAAAGCAAGAACATGGCAGAAGCAGCATTAGAAAAAAACGCTTTGCCAAGTGTTTGCTCTGTTTCTTTGTCACAGACTTTAGTCACAGGTCCTCTCCCTGTTCCTGTGTCGGGATCACCAGCTCCATTCTTAGTACCTTCGTCTCCTGTAACAGGTGGCTTACCACCTGTGCCTGTCCTTTGTCAGATGGTTCCGCTTTCTGCAAACAGCCCTGTTGTGGCAACAGTAGTCCCCAACGCTCCATCTAGCCAACAGCCAGCCCTTTGCCAGCCTGTCATGCTTATGGGAACTCAAGTCCCTAAAGGTGCAGTGATGTTTGTTATGCCTCAACCACTGTCTCAAAAACCTCAAATGACAAGCCCTAATGGCACAAGACTGTCTCCTATTGCTCCTGCTCCAGGTTTCATCCCTACTGCAGCAAAAGGTTTGCCACAGACTGATTCCTCAAGAATCAGAAGTCACATTTGCAGTCATTCAGGGTGTGGGAAGACGTATTTCAAGAGCTCCCATTTGAAAGCTCACATGAGAACTCATACAG GTGAGAAACCCTTTAATTGTAGTTGGGAAGGCTGTGACAGGAAGTTTGCCCGTTCAGATGAACTGTCTCGTCATCGCAGAACACACACCGGTGAGAAGAAGTTTGCCTGTCCAATGTGTGATAGACGCTTCATGCGGAGTGACCACTTGACCAAACATGCCCGTCGCCACTTGTCAGCCAAGAAGCTCCCAAATTGGCAAATGGAAGTGAGCAAGTTAAATGGCCTGGCGTCACCGTGTAACTCCATGCCTGTCCAGTGA